One stretch of Podospora bellae-mahoneyi strain CBS 112042 chromosome 2, whole genome shotgun sequence DNA includes these proteins:
- a CDS encoding hypothetical protein (EggNog:ENOG503PY2A), translating to MAEEVQVIYDHLIAHSVFSAFILFLAIVGLRNRTALATLRLLSVIPYTISAALAARLYVAIRNRHYPRDFQLYLDRLNASYGILAIVGVFSAVWTFLMWILLGCIKRKAPGKERTRSSLYLYVLITDLMVAGSLIAGVAVSSTFVPWNMNHCSQPSYQNSKFISGIRVAYRDNDNWTACRRGIAIHVMAAVTIVLVLAQGILLLPWVNLPNAIRYAIYLTIRIVRNTLKQTDIELGKVKKRDQDLTDEISKQIEQHPHYSDLISVIKDKSQDFVIAQHLEMLAKICCGENKSQCWACDAIICKDCMAMVKGIPVPRTRCHITGCYAICTSCYLVKGSSKPAAFSAAFNPTNLSLQHDKCSLKQTNTIQEAVNLCQGCSQLQPDRIREIREEREQKMLAKTLVRRILCATCEKPLPKKKRRWWICGSGDHECHWAGHEVPR from the exons ATGGCTGAAGAAGTCCAAGTGATCTACGATCACCTCATTGCACACTCTGTGTTTTCAGCCTTCATATTATTTCTTGCAATTGTGGGCCTACGGAATCGGACCGCCCTTGCTACACTCAGACTTCTGAGTGTAATTCCCTACACAATTTCAGCAGCGTTGGCAGCAAGATTATACGTTGCAATTCGGAACCGGCATTATCCCAGAGACTTTCAATTATACTTGGACCGCCTAAACGCTAGCTATGGTATTTTGGCAATTGTC GGCGTGTTCTCGGCTGTTTGGACATTTCTCATGTGGATTCTCCTGGGATGCATCAAGCGAAAGGCACCAGGAAAAGAGAGAACAAGGAGCAGCCTCTACCTTTACGTTCTTATTACCGATCTTATGGTGGCGGGTTCTCTGATAGCTGGGGTTGCCGTCAGTAGCACCTTCGTGCCCTGGAACATGAACCACTGCAGCCAGCCATCCTATCAAAATTCCAAATTCATTTCGGGAATCAGGGTTGCATACAGAGACAATGACAACTGGACAGCTTGTCGACGGGGTATCGCAATTCACGTCATGGCAGCGGTGACAAT TGTCCTCGTCCTTGCTCAAGGCATTTTGTTGTTACCCTGGGTTAACCTTCCTAATGCTATCCGCTACGCAATCTATCTAACGATACGTATTGTTAGAAACACGTTAAAACAAACAGACATCGAGCTCGGAAAGGTGAAAAAGCGAGATCAAGATCTGACGGACGAGATTTCCAAGCAGATTGAACAGCATCCCCACTATTCGGACCTGATCAGCGTTATCAAGGACAAATCGCAAGACTTCGTCATCGCGCAGCATCTCGAGATGTTGGCCAAGATATGCTGCGGCGAAAACAAAAGCCAGTGCTGGGCTTGTGATGCCATAATCTGCAAA GACTGCATGGCGATGGTCAAAGGAATCCCTGTTCCGCGGACGAGGTGCCACATCACTGGTTGCTACGCCATCTGCACGAGCTGCTATCTCGTGAAAGGGTCCTCGAAACCTGCTGCATTCTCAGCTGCCTTCAACCCCACAAATCTTTCGCTGCAGCATGATAAATGTTCTCTCAAACAAACAAATACCATTCAAGAGGCTGTAAATCTGTGCCAGGGATGCTCCCAACTGCAGCCAGACCGGATACGTGAGATcagggaagagagggagcagAAGATGTTGGCCAAGACACTTGTCAGGAGAATACTCTGCGCAACGTGTGAGAAGCCATTGCCTAAAAAGAAgagacggtggtggatcTGTGGGTCGGGAGACCATGAGTGTCACTGGGCTGGTCATGAAGTGCCACGGTGA
- a CDS encoding hypothetical protein (EggNog:ENOG503P0I2; COG:V): MTSTFATKPDDSVGFIPSDDIWWNASLGYAEPGGGYYSSINDLTRFGEAILRNEVGLSATQTRKWLKPLSQTSSLGTLIGAPWEIYRISNVTTDSRLIELYTKDGGLITYNSVFALIPD, from the exons ATGACATCTACTTTTGCCACCAAGCCAGACGATTCTGTTGGCTTCATTCCCTCTGATGACATTTGGTGGAATGCCAGTCTTGGATATGCAGAGCC CGGTGGCGGGTATTATTCTTCAATCAATGACCTCACACGTTTTGGAGAGGCCATACTGCGAAACGAGGTAGGACTGTCAGCAACTCAGACACGAAAATGGCTCAAGCCGCTGTCGCAAACATCCTCCTTGGGTACTCTGATTGGTGCGCCATGGGAGATTTACCGAATTAGCAACGTCACGACAGATAGCCGTCTCATTGAGCTCTATACCAAAGATGGTGGTCTCATTACTTACAATTCAGTCTTTGCTCTGATTCCGGATTAA
- a CDS encoding hypothetical protein (EggNog:ENOG503NWEV; COG:P) yields MGLKASSLWERPMLNSVNKKARSVPILNPVDPHGRVFFFSWMGFMLSFWAWYTFPPLLTVTIRQDLNLTKEQVANSNIVSLVATLAVRFIAGPLCDQIGSRRVFSLILLAGSVPIGLAPLIKDATGLYIIRFFIGILGGSFVPCQVWCTGWFDKNVVGTANALSGGWGNAGGGITYFIMPAVYDSLKYRWGHSSGQAWRITFVVPLVCLIICGLGLLFLCDDTPMGKWDDRHQHVQENLKQHGVQGEIVAVPGTITGQPPILSATPSTDEEKGEKLSSSEKNSISAFDHEASMSKAEAIETAQGETIAKPTVKEAVSVCFSLHGLFHVATYACSFGGELAINSILASYYLKNFPSLGQTNASNLAAIFGFLNFITRPLGGVVGDLLYNYCGRSLWLKKIWIHVCGLMTGALLIVIGILDPHHLPTMVGLIIVMAVFHEAGNGANFALVPHVYPYANGILSGLTGAGGNLGGVVFAIIFRFMDGGSNYAKAFWIIGVCHIVLNLAVCWIPPIPKGQVGGR; encoded by the exons atgggTTTGAAGGCCTCTTCCTTATGGGAACGCCCAATGCTTAATTCGGTCAACAAAAAGGCCCGCAGCGTGCCTATTTTGAACCCAGTCGACCCGCATGGCCGtgtatttttcttttcgtgGATGGGTTTCATGCTTTCATTCTGGGCGTGGTACACATTCCCACCTCTT TTAACTGTCACAATTAGACAAGACCTTAACCTCACCAAGGAACAAGTCGCCAACTCCAACATTGTTTCTCTGGTCGCCACTCTTGCAGTGCGATTCATTGCTGGTCCACTATGCGACCAGATTGGCTCCCGGCGGGTGTTCAGCTTGATTTTGCTAGCAGGAAGTGTGCCGATTGGCTTGGCACCGTTGATCAAGGACGCAACTGGTCTTTACATCATCCGTTTCTTCATTGGAATCCTTGGCGGGTCGTTTGTACCTTGCCAGGTGTGGTGCACGGGATGGTTTGACAAGAATGTGGTGGGAACAGCCAATGCCCTGAGCGGAGGTTGGGGAAATGCTGGAGGCGGAATCACATACTTCATCATGCCTGCTGTGTATGACTCTTTGAAGTACCGATGGGGGCACAGCTCTGGGCAGGCTTGGAGGATCACCTTTGTGGTGCCGCTCGTTTGTCTGATCATCTGTGGACTGGGGTTGCTGTTTTTGTGCGATGATACGCCAATGGGGAAGTG GGACGATAGACATCAGCATGTTCAGGAGAACCTCAAACAACACGGCGTGCAAGGAGAGATTGTGGCCGTTCCAGGTACCATCACTGGCCAGCCCCCAATTCTCTCAGCTACCCCATCAACCGACGAGGAAAAAGGTGAGAAGCTGTCTTCTTCTGAGAAGAACAGCATTTCAGCCTTTGACCACGAAGCCTCAATGTCAAAAGCCGAAGCCATCGAAACTGCGCAAGGTGAAACCATCGCCAAACCCACTGTCAAGGAAGCAGTCTCTGTGTGTTTTAGTCTCCACGGCCTCTTCCACGTCGCGACGTACGCATGCAGCTTCGGTGGAGAGCTTGCCATCAACTCAATTCTCGCATCATACTACCTGAAGAACTTTCCCTCGCTAGGTCAAACCAATGCGTCAAACCTCGCGGCAATCTTTGGCTTTCTCAACTTTATAACTCGACCGCTCGGTGGAGTTGTCGGAGATCTGCTCTACAACTACTGTGGAAGAAGCCtttggttgaagaagatctGGATCCACGTTTGCGGGTTGATGACGGGGGCGTTGCTCATCGTCATTGGCATATTGGATCCCCACCATTTGCCTACCATGGTTGGGCTCATAATCGTCATGGCCGTCTTCCATGAGGCCGGCAACGGTGCCAACTTTGCACTTGTCCCGCATGTTTACCCCTATGCGAACGGCATTCTATCCGGGCTCACCGGAGCTGGTGGAAATCTGGGCGGCGTGGTCTTCGCAATCATCTTCCGCTTCATGGATGGCGGCAGTAACTACGCAAAGGCATTCTGGATCATTGGGGTGTGTCACATCGTCTTGAACCTAGCTGTTTGTTGGATCCCACCAATTCCGAAAGGTCAGGTTGGCGGCCGTTAG
- a CDS encoding hypothetical protein (EggNog:ENOG503P4IE; COG:S) — protein sequence MDPGTFRYQHLSSPNAIRLLILEPSKDQDEELRGTLIHTTLEDCDYELIEAYTALSYVWGDPTLTGTLTLSGHVFTITATLADALRDLRDDTRPRRIWADALCIDQTNISERNSQVGLMGLIYRVAGHTVIFLGPSTPETDRVLQSAPHSSMNFYPSWNQSQRHEIVQAARFEILNRPWFFRVWIFQELILSRDPWVQIGRRRVRWKDFCHLLLHNGPNSLSRGKPDDGEEPLRMLDRMNRSYINGGGGNNAGNMLALLQARRGLGATDARDFVFAHLGIASDQWNVAQSVPVDYCSALGHVFARMAFYILETEDVETLITLLDQQAGVSNGEIPTWAPDWRVVPSPCAPMYKSNKLSHARVLLAPTLFLEKHNILGLVGHSVGTIKDVSATFPMSSTLDLQGMVSYQATVSKIAALYNSTGGVYYRGDSSGQHAMVSIRNREEEHLELCRGLFEEWARFLEHLPVTCPTDPPHQHEQFIESLRTWTEGQLGKPRIFVTSESNDLMYIMWTYLHPKATASSLDGRRLATTHDGKLGLVPAQAQKEDCIVNILGCQVALVVRPVKVEPEEEKGIHEDLMFKLNGRQSLQEPGEKHPQYLDRLPMHGPVVGVEHYAVIGSCCFDGVDPWAVNQIPKGSSLPNEKS from the exons ATGGACCCTGGAACCTTTCGCTATCAGCATTTGTCTTCACCGAATGCTATTCGACTTCTGATCTTGGAGCCTTCCAAAGACCAGGATGAAGAGTTGCGCGGCACGCTCATCCACACAACCCTCGAGGATTGTGACTATGAACTAATTGAAGCTTATACGGCCCTCTCTTATGTATGGGGTGATCCCACCCTGACAGGAACGCTGACTCTTTCCGGTCATGTCTTCACGATAACAGCAACGCTTGCTGATGCCCTGCGAGACCTGCGCGATGACACCCGCCCACGTCGAATTTGGGCCGATGCCCTTTGCATCGACCAAACCAACATTTCAGAGCGCAATAGCCAAGTAGGCCTCATGGGGCTTATCTACAGGGTTGCAGGTCACACAGTCATCTTTCTCGGCCCCTCTACCCCGGAAACAGACAGGGTGCTTCAGTCAGCTCCTCACTCCTCAATGAATTTCTACCCCAGCTGGAACCAATCGCAACGCCACGAAATAGTTCAAGCAGCCAGGTTTGAGATTCTCAACAGGCCATGGTTCTTTCGTGTGTGGATCTTTCAGGAGCTCATCCTGTCTCGCGATCCTTGGGTCCAAATCGGCCGTCGTCGTGTTCGCTGGAAGGACTTTTGCCACCTTCTCTTGCACAATGGTCCAAACTCTCTGAGTAGAGGGAAGCCcgatgatggggaagagcCGTTGCGGATGTTGGACAGGATGAATCGATCATACATCAACGGAGGCGGAGGCAACAATGCTGGCAACATGCTCGCTCTTCTCCAAGCAAGACGTGGTCTGGGTGCCACAGATGCGAGGGACTTTGTGTTTGCCCACCTGGGTATTGCCTCTGACCAGTGGAATGTTGCACAAAGCGTACCCGTTGATTACTGTTCTGCTCTGGGGCATGTATTTGCCCGAATGGCGTTTTACATCCTGGAGACTGAGGACGTGGAGACCCTTATTACTCTACTCGATCAACAAGCCGGAGTGTCCAACGGCGAGATACCAACCTGGGCTCCTGACTGGCGTGTGGTGCCATCCCCTTGTGCGCCAATGTACAAGAGCAACAAACTCAGTCATGCGCGGGTATTGTTAGCGCCAACCCTCTTTCTCGAAAAGCATAATATTCTTGGACTTGTGGGACACTCTGTGGGCACCATCAAGGATGTCAGTGCTACGTTTCCGATGTCGTCTACTCTTGACCTCCAAGGCATGGTTAGCTACCAAGCTACGGTCAGCAAGATTGCCGCTCTCTACAATAGCACTGGAGGAGTTTACTACAGGGGCGACTCGAGCGGCCAGCACGCAATGGTCAGTATTCGGAATCGCGAGGAGGAACATCTGGAGTTGTGCAGGGGGCTGTTTGAAGAGTGGGCTCGATTTCTTGAGCACCTTCCGGTAACATGCCCAACTGATCCCCCACACCAACATGAACAGTTTATCGAATCTCTTCGAACATGGACCGAAGGGCAACTGGGGAAACCACGCATCTTTGTCACCAGTGAAAGCAACGATCTCATGTACATCATGTGGACATACCTACATCCCAAAGCGACCGCGAGCAGCTTAGATGGACGTCGACTTGCTACAACCCATGACGGAAAGCTTGGATTAGTTCCAGCACAGGCTCAGAAAGAGGACTGCATTGTGAACATTCTGGGGTGTCAAGTAGCCCTAGTAGTACGACCTGTCAAGGTCGAgccagaagaggagaaggggattCATGAGGATCTAATGTTCAAACTGAACGGCCGTCAGTCTCTTCAGGAGCCGGGTGAGAAGCATCCCCAGTACCTTGACCGCTTGCCAATGCACGGACCGGTGGTCGGAGTAGAGCATTACGCTGTCATCGGCAGCTGCTGCTTTGATGGTGTCGACCCCTGGGCTGTCAATCAAATACCAAAGGGTTCAAGCCTAC CAAACGAAAAGTCCTAG
- a CDS encoding hypothetical protein (EggNog:ENOG503PMRV) encodes MTSRQGQTPKGTMFRQEFETESRQHDLQRITPTPAKAGSRELTSGACIPPEEGSDAIFEKSSRHEWPSNRTPQHQYDELATPSSTIAEFGDKAARFIVPSATVLVDHVHRSWNDSRDGSRSASISKSRSRSSSNRRPHERRRGRGERREGSRDRSIASVLSLAEEEQSQTSTQKQHRHARSQVPKSTSVEAMRTDEKVERFLKSMRPRQSPSLPQASQLGKPPEFEKPSGIDSLSDLKAENKSLYQRVAALQLTERELLAENQNLIRQVAILNHQLAAAVEELEASKQQQGIHNQHWHRLFAEKEDQYQSRIHELGTQLVELSSTHPNPKKSGPLASNDEIATWFTDQDAAWRAWARVYGHRDPSRLVDGLHPAQLQEICAEVRGFVQLTNLGRLPVAILHGGKEAAHTLLQAMLANFFCDEVLESPYWVFTATSLGTLESPSASLPPHALGSVSEGLKVNMDAFGSGGNNVAGVRESVRGSGYGSGYQVPKSPKYPPPLIMSMTHSLGAGCASMLGLPLKGDMERLQFMLEDSQDPSPYSQQAHWRAHMMRLFATGGMALSPSSSSSTCSASSSRQALIDSRLNYARKLRDRFLGGAARFLLHDQDALGIERLERVLTEMIDDALRFSCKLWSRPEGIRLKRWKDLPEFKNGYKDGMKSVKICQAQDKSYTVLRQTMADPGKDEEKEDENEGRPVIMVVQPAVEAVIDTDHSEAPSLVWLKARVMVAAPVEEPVPGSGASDAGFAPSPVTARGEAFFPPSRSAGEVDRPSHAFKSSKSSEILSAVSYVGHPVGEKKV; translated from the exons ATGACATCGCGTCAGGGACAAACACCTAAAGGAACAATGTTTCGTCAGGAATTCGAAACTGAATCACGGCAACATGATCTGCAGAGAATCACACCGACTCCTGCAAAAGCCGGCTCTCGAGAGCTGACATCCGGAGCATGCATTCCCCCGGAAGAAGGGTCTGACGCTATTTTTGAGAAGTCATCTCGACACGAATGGCCCTCAAATCGTACCCCGCAACATCAATATGATGAGCTTGCCACACCCAGTTCCACAATTGCCGAGTTTGGAGATAAAGCTGCCAGATTCATCGTTCCCTCAGCCACTGTTCTAGTCGATCATGTTCACCGATCCTGGAACGATTCGCGGGATGGATCCCGTTCTGCCAGTATCAGCAAATCGCGCTCCAGGAGCTCTTCGAACCGTCGTCCCCATGAGCGAAGACGTGGGCGCGGTGAGAGACGGGAAGGTAGCCGAGATAGAAGCATTGCATCTGTTTTGTCCCTcgctgaagaagaacaaTCGCAAACTAGCACGCAGAAGCAGCATCGTCATGCTAGGAGTCAGGTGCCAAAGAGTACATCGGTGGAAGCAATGCGCACCGACGAGAAAGTCGAACGGTTTCTCAAATCTATGCGGCCGCGCCAGTCCCCAAGCCTTCCTCAGGCTTCTCAACTTGGAAAACCTCCAGAATTCGAGAAGCCGAGCGGGATCGACAGCCTCAGTGATCTAAAAGCTGAGAACAAGAGTCTTTATCAGCGCGTTGCAGCACTTCAGCTCACCGAAAGGGAGCTGTTGGCGGAAAACCAAAACCTGATACGACAGGTGGCCATTTTGAATCATCAGCTTGCTGCGGCAGTGGAAGAGTTAGAGGCATCAAAGCAACAACAGGGAATTCACAATCAACATTGGCACAGATTGTTCGCAGAGAAGGAGGATCAGTATCAAAGTCGGATCCACGAATTAGGCACTCAACTTGTCGAGCTTTCGAGCAcccacccaaaccccaaaaagTCCGGACCGTTGGCTTCAAATGATGAGATAGCAACTTGGTTCACTGATCAAGACGCTGCGTGGAGAGCGTGGGCTAGGGTATATGGGCACCGGGATCCCAGTAGATTGGTGGACGGGCTACATCCAGCACAGTTACAAGAGATATGTGCGGAGGTTAGGGGTTTTGTGCAGCTTACGAATCTTGGAAGGCTGCCGGTTGCCATCTTGCatggaggaaaagaagctgCCCATACGCTTTTGCAGGCCATGTTGGCCAATTTCTTTTGCGACGAAGTTTTGGAAAGCCCTTATTGGGTATTCACGGCAACGTCTTTGGGTACCTTGGAGAGCCCTAGTGCCAGCTTACCTCCACATGCTCTGGGCTCTGTGAGCGAAGGGTTGAAGGTGAACATGGATGCATTTGGCAGCGGAGGCAACAACGTTGCCGGTGTTCGGGAAAGTGTTAGGGGCTCTGGCTATGGCTCCGGCTACCAGGTGCCCAAGAGCCCAAAGTATCCACCGCCGTTGATTATGTCTATGACACACTCCTTGGGGGCAGGATGTGCATCCATGCTAGGGTTGCCCCTGAAGGGTGACATGGAGAGGCTGCAATTCATGCTGGAGGATT CCCAAGATCCCTCGCCCTACTCTCAACAAGCGCATTGGCGAGCTCACATGATGCGGTTATTTGCGACAGGGGGCATGGCTTTGagcccttcttcctcatcttcgacatgctcagcatcctcctcccgaCAAGCGCTCATTGATTCACGGCTGAATTACGCTCGAAAACTTCGTGACAGATTTTTGGGAGGTGCAGCTCGCTTTTTGCTCCATGACCAGGATGCTTTGGGAATTGAACGGCTTGAAAGGGTATTGACTGAAATGATTGACGACGCATTACGATTCTCATGCAAACTCTGGAGTCGGCCTGAAGGAATTCGTTTGAAGAGGTGGAAAGATCTACCCGAGTTCAAAAACGGGTATAAAGACGGCATGAAATCCGTCAAGATCTGCCAGGCTCAGGATAAGAGCTATACTGTGCTGAGGCAAACAATGGCCGACCCCGGGAaagacgaggagaaggaggacgagaatGAAGGGAGACCAGTCATCATGGTTGTCCAGCCAGCTGTAGAGGCCGTTATTGACACCGATCATAGCGAAGCACCGTCTCTGGTCTGGCTCAAGGCAAGGGTGATGGTTGCTGCACCAGTTGAGGAGCCCGTCCCTGGCAGTGGTGCTAGTGACGCAGGGTTTGCACCCTCGCCGGTAACTGCGAGAGGCGAAGCATTCTTTCCACCAAGCAGATCTGCCGGAGAAGTCGACAGACCCTCACATGCGTTCAAGAGTAGCAAGTCAAGCGAGATATTGTCTGCTGTTTCATATGTTGGACATCCTGtcggggagaagaaggtgtaA
- a CDS encoding hypothetical protein (EggNog:ENOG503P0I2; COG:V) — protein MQPINLLLFVSITTYIQVSWAAPNEHCPPLGPVLPPPTHASSSPAVASSVSTLQRFLDVYTAQFNHSAVAIGLNSIHEKDYILEYAYSPPNRNARGVQEVNSDSVFRIASVSKIFPVLGLLRLHGVSLDDPVTKYRAKPHLDYSLRRNYSWGSGITFVRYWCRHFWAVQMAWVFQTATGQCFLNDLANGLRSSSHFPQTLFTRTRDSPFSVCIRVCHKQVFQGLCAA, from the exons ATGCAGCCCATCAATCTTTTACTCTTCGTTTCGATCACTACCTACATCCAAGTTTCATGGGCAGCACCTAATGAACACTGCCCACCTTTGGGTCCcgtcctccctcctccgacgCATGCAAGCAGCAGTCCGGCAGTTGCCTCTTCGGTGTCTACACTCCAGCGGTTTTTGGACGTTTACACTGCTCAATTCAACCATTCTGCCGTGGCAATTGGTCTGAATTCTATCCATGAAAAAGACTACATCCTCGAGTATGCGTACAGTCCGCCCAACCGTAATGCTCGTGGTGTCCAGGAGGTCAACTCCGATAGCGTTTTCCGCATCGCGAGCGTTTCTAAGATATTTCCCGTTTTGGGCCTTTTGCGCCTCCATGGTGTCAGTCTCGATGACCCAGTCACCAAATAT AGAGCAAAGCCCCATTTGGACTATTCCCTGAGACGAAATTACTCTTGGGGTTCTGGCATCACATTTGTCAGGTATTGGTGCAGACA CTTCTGGGCTGTTCAGATGGCTTGGGTCTTCCAGACTGCGACAGGACAG TGTTTTTTGAACGATTTGGCGAACGGGCTCCGGTCCAGCTCCCATTTTCCCCAAACGCTGTTTACTCGAACGCGGGATTCGCCATTCTCGGTTTGCATTCGAGTCTGCCACAAACAGGTCTTTCAGGGACTTTGTGCAGCATGA
- a CDS encoding hypothetical protein (EggNog:ENOG503P1QB; COG:S), whose amino-acid sequence MTLACRNTQEVLHNGSKAVLRTCINNTINPPYQSARNPEEEPVIPDTTVFDQDNASLPPAHAERLPTVAECAIHLELLETLFHLRQQILQSGDIDKTMGTTPNRQTKTGYNGDTKTFKDDTLESRRQTKWPRFIEFAVVRFLDWRARLAKEGDKGDAFTLPPLDVIMVWHTFLLNPLLFNKHCRTEKLYKFPLPWQAIHKCINNGDWSFALQAEAGANSLSLFELFSTWDSYLADQRSDVKSKLRLASIGTELFDTTQTDSASATRTSNFPSILSSLTSSSTRTKKPQLITREDLGTLPATNPVRAHVEMFLSVDVNLARELKAAVLRQNSFIDKMHSHLWIRSPSLQDTLARSLSRYSQFLLLMRRNRGKMMVPTLDIDLAWHTHQCAASRYVQETKKRVGRFVNHDDSIGKGDLDTGSGETRRLWRVQFGGEYHICGCWDCEMLTSEIEKEFKYRGGAYDEDETYQIDMQAVAERVDNKLRFYRAVEAARRKGHALPVMPRSQKPERVL is encoded by the coding sequence ATGACGCTCGCCTGTCGAAACACTCAAGAAGTCCTTCACAATGGCAGCAAAGCTGTCCTTCGTACTTGCATCAACAATACAATAAACCCACCCTACCAGTCTGCCCGCAACCCTGAAGAGGAACCCGTTATTCCAGACACCACAGTATTTGACCAAGACAATGCGTCGCTTCCACCAGCCCACGCTGAACGACTCCCAACCGTCGCTGAATGCGCCATTCacctcgagcttctcgagacGCTCTTTCATCTGCGCCAACAAATTCTTCAATCTGGGGATATCGACAAAACGATGGGCACAACTCCAAATCGCCAAACAAAGACAGGGTACAACGGTGACACCAAGACGTTCAAAGATGACACTCTTGAGTCACGCAGGCAAACCAAGTGGCCGAGATTTATCGAGTTTGCCGTCGTTAGGTTTCTGGATTGGCGTGCTCGCCTAGCCAAGGAGGGTGATAAGGGTGATGCGTTTACACTCCCACCGCTCGACGTTATTATGGTGTGGCACACGTTCCTACTGAACCCGCTGTTGTTCAACAAGCACTGCCGCACCGAGAAGCTTTACAAGTTTCCATTGCCGTGGCAAGCTATCCACAAGTGCATCAACAACGGGGACTGGTCTTTTGCCCTCCAGGCAGAAGCTGGTGCTAATTCCCTCAGCTTGTTTGAACTCTTTTCCACCTGGGACTCGTATCTGGCAGACCAAAGAAGCGATGTCAAGTCCAAACTCCGCCTTGCGTCGATAGGGACAGAGTTGTTCGACACGACCCAGACAGACTCAGCCTCGGCTACTCGCACCTCCAACTTCCCGTCAATTTTGAGCTCTCtaacgtcgtcgtcgaccagAACCAAAAAGCCACAACTTATAACGAGGGAGGATCTGGGGACCCTACCAGCAACAAACCCAGTCCGCGCCCACGTTGAAATGTTCCTCTCCGTTGATGTCAACCTCGCTCGAGAGCTCAAGGCTGCAGTATTGCGCCAGAACTCCTTTATCGACAAAATGCACTCTCACCTATGGATACGCAGCCCCTCTCTTCAGGACACACTCGCCCGATCACTCTCACGCTACTCACAATTCCTGCTTTTGATGAGGCGAAACCGTGGAAAGATGATGGTTCCCACGCTTGACATTGATTTAGCATGGCACACACATCAATGTGCGGCATCCAGATATGTCcaagagaccaagaagagaGTGGGGAGGTTCGTCAACCACGATGACAGTATTGGGAAAGGGGACTTGGACACGGGGTCCGGAGAAACTAGGCGGCTGTGGCGTGTTCAATTTGGCGGCGAGTATCATatttgtggttgttgggattgCGAGATGCTGACAAGTGAGATCGAGAAGGAGTTCAAGTACCGTGGTGGAGCTTATGACGAGGATGAAACATATCAAATTGACATGCAGGCAGTGGCAGAGAGAGTTGACAACAAGTTAAGGTTTTATCGTGCGGTTGAGGCAGCTAGGAGGAAGGGTCATGCACTTCCGGTCATGCCAAGGTCACAAAAACCCGAAAGAGTGTTATAG